The Burkholderia ubonensis genome has a window encoding:
- a CDS encoding universal stress protein: MYKRILVAVDGSDTSRHAFDAALALAQAHGAQLQPYYVVENAAIYYNVPGYDPSVLRDQLLAQGNALAAEFSKQMEAAGVKGATRINEASSLNDVSALILEGATAFGADLLVLGTHGRRGFRRLVLGSIAEQCVRHASLPVLLIPAAAHADEQHS; this comes from the coding sequence ATGTACAAGCGTATTCTGGTTGCCGTCGACGGCAGCGATACCTCCCGCCACGCGTTCGATGCCGCGCTTGCGCTCGCGCAAGCACACGGCGCGCAGCTGCAGCCGTATTACGTCGTCGAGAACGCCGCGATCTACTACAACGTGCCCGGCTACGATCCTTCCGTGCTGCGCGACCAGTTGCTCGCCCAGGGCAACGCGCTCGCGGCGGAGTTCTCGAAGCAGATGGAGGCGGCCGGCGTGAAGGGCGCCACGCGGATCAACGAGGCATCGTCGCTGAACGACGTGTCGGCGCTGATCCTCGAAGGCGCGACCGCATTCGGCGCCGACCTGCTGGTGCTCGGCACGCATGGCCGTCGCGGCTTCCGCCGGCTCGTGCTCGGCAGCATCGCCGAGCAATGCGTGCGGCACGCGTCGCTGCCCGTGCTGCTGATTCCCGCCGCCGCGCACGCGGACGAACAGCACAGCTGA
- the fnr gene encoding fumarate/nitrate reduction transcriptional regulator Fnr — MLTPVATRHAATTHTASWAPRQAAHCSSCAMRHLCMPQGLAPEALSRLETVICAARAVKRGEALFREGDAFDNLYAVRSGSLKTVATRHDGREQVTGLHLAGEALGLDGICDDTHPRTAVALEDSSVCVIPYSALKSLCSEAGSMQLRMHKLMSEQIVRETSQTMLLGSLNAEERVAAFLLDVSSRYLKRGYSPTEFNLRMTREDIGSYLGMTLETVSRTLSKFQKRGLIEMHGRLVHIVDFDGLRHV; from the coding sequence ATGTTGACGCCCGTCGCCACACGCCACGCCGCCACGACTCACACCGCCAGCTGGGCACCGCGCCAGGCTGCGCACTGCTCGTCGTGCGCGATGCGGCACCTGTGCATGCCGCAGGGCCTGGCGCCCGAAGCGCTCAGCCGCCTCGAGACGGTCATCTGCGCCGCGCGCGCGGTCAAGCGCGGCGAAGCGCTGTTCCGCGAAGGCGACGCCTTCGACAATCTGTACGCGGTGCGCTCGGGTTCGCTGAAGACCGTCGCGACGCGTCACGACGGCCGCGAGCAAGTCACCGGCCTGCATCTCGCGGGCGAGGCGCTCGGCCTCGACGGCATCTGCGACGACACGCACCCGCGCACCGCGGTCGCGCTCGAAGACAGCTCCGTCTGCGTGATTCCGTACAGCGCGCTCAAGTCGCTGTGCTCCGAAGCCGGCTCGATGCAGCTGCGCATGCACAAGCTGATGAGCGAGCAGATCGTGCGCGAAACGTCGCAGACGATGCTGCTCGGTTCGCTGAACGCCGAGGAGCGGGTCGCCGCGTTCCTGCTCGACGTGTCGTCGCGCTACCTGAAGCGCGGCTATTCGCCGACGGAATTCAACCTGCGGATGACCCGCGAGGACATCGGCAGCTACCTCGGCATGACGCTCGAAACGGTCAGCCGCACGCTGTCGAAATTCCAGAAGCGCGGCCTGATCGAAATGCACGGCCGCCTCGTGCACATCGTCGACTTCGACGGCCTGCGCCACGTGTGA
- a CDS encoding LysR family transcriptional regulator ArgP, with amino-acid sequence MLDYALLDALAAVIRHGSFERAAKELNVTPSAVSQRVKLLEERVGSVLVKRGQPCVATTSGALLCRHTERVQLLEAELSGRMPALPGALAADWPTLRVAVNDDSVATWFIDAVAPFCAQRETLLDLVIDDQDHTAARIRDGSVQGAVTAQAEPIQGCRSTRLGRIRYHAVCSPAFHARYFGAGINRDALRRAPCVMFNPKDGLQARFIRRVTRADLDPPQHWIPHVAGYLRACETGLGWGMCPDRMIERQLAAGELVEMSAGRTVDIELYWQSWRLSIGWLDDFSAALKARAALFLD; translated from the coding sequence ATGCTCGACTATGCATTGCTCGACGCGCTCGCAGCGGTGATCCGGCACGGTTCGTTCGAACGGGCGGCGAAGGAGCTGAACGTCACGCCGTCGGCGGTGTCGCAGCGCGTGAAACTGCTCGAGGAGCGCGTCGGCAGCGTGCTCGTGAAGCGCGGGCAGCCGTGCGTCGCGACCACCTCCGGCGCGCTGCTGTGCCGCCATACCGAGCGCGTGCAGCTGCTCGAGGCGGAGCTGTCCGGGCGGATGCCCGCGCTGCCGGGCGCGCTCGCGGCCGACTGGCCGACGTTGCGCGTCGCGGTCAACGACGACAGCGTCGCGACGTGGTTCATCGACGCGGTGGCGCCGTTCTGCGCGCAGCGCGAGACGCTGCTCGATCTCGTGATCGACGATCAGGACCACACCGCGGCGCGCATCCGCGACGGCAGCGTGCAGGGCGCGGTGACCGCGCAGGCCGAGCCGATCCAGGGCTGCCGCTCGACGCGGCTCGGGCGCATCCGCTATCACGCCGTGTGTTCGCCGGCGTTCCATGCGCGCTATTTCGGCGCGGGGATCAATCGCGACGCGCTGCGCCGCGCGCCGTGCGTGATGTTCAATCCGAAGGACGGGTTGCAGGCGCGCTTCATCCGGCGCGTGACGCGCGCGGACCTCGATCCGCCGCAGCACTGGATACCGCACGTCGCGGGCTATCTGCGCGCGTGCGAAACGGGGCTGGGATGGGGGATGTGTCCGGACCGGATGATCGAGCGCCAGCTGGCGGCGGGGGAGCTCGTCGAGATGTCGGCGGGGCGCACCGTCGACATCGAGCTGTACTGGCAGAGCTGGCGCCTGTCGATCGGCTGGCTCGACGATTTCAGCGCGGCGCTCAAGGCGCGGGCCGCGCTGTTTCTCGATTGA
- a CDS encoding LysE/ArgO family amino acid transporter, whose translation MNWLAFSHGAALCASLIVTIGAQNAFVLRQGIMRSHIGKIVLLCALSDMILIGAGVGGASVLVERYPTFVHAVLYVGLAYLAWFGLNALRRAFKPGHATLDVRGDGVAPPQQSGLAVVLMTLAFTWLNPHVYLDTFLLIGTAGAREPEGARLAFAVGAMATSVVWFLGLGYGARLLAPWFRKAVAWRVLDGAIGSMVLFLAAVQLR comes from the coding sequence ATGAACTGGCTCGCTTTTTCCCATGGCGCGGCGCTGTGCGCGTCGCTCATCGTCACCATCGGCGCGCAGAACGCGTTCGTGCTCCGTCAGGGCATCATGCGCTCGCACATCGGCAAGATCGTGCTGCTGTGCGCGCTGTCCGACATGATCCTGATCGGCGCGGGCGTCGGCGGCGCGTCGGTGCTCGTCGAACGCTATCCGACGTTCGTCCATGCGGTGCTGTACGTCGGCCTCGCCTATCTCGCGTGGTTCGGCCTCAACGCGTTGCGGCGCGCGTTCAAGCCGGGGCACGCGACGCTCGACGTGCGCGGCGACGGCGTCGCGCCGCCGCAGCAGAGCGGGCTCGCGGTCGTGCTGATGACGCTCGCGTTCACGTGGCTCAACCCGCACGTCTATCTCGACACGTTCCTGCTGATCGGCACGGCCGGCGCGCGCGAGCCGGAAGGCGCGCGGCTCGCGTTCGCGGTCGGCGCGATGGCGACCAGCGTCGTGTGGTTCCTCGGCCTGGGGTACGGTGCGCGGCTGCTCGCGCCGTGGTTCCGCAAGGCGGTTGCGTGGCGCGTGCTCGACGGCGCGATCGGCAGCATGGTGCTGTTTCTGGCGGCCGTGCAACTGCGATAG
- a CDS encoding aldo/keto reductase yields the protein MALRTLGTSDIQVSPLAFGGNVFGWTVDENASFALLDALADTGITFIDTADVYSAWAPCNRGGESETIIGKWLRRRGRRDDVVISTKVGLLEARAGLSRDNILKAVDESLRRLQTDYIDLYFSHADLPDSAPLDETLGAYRTLVDAGKVRIIGASNYSGARLREAAEISRRDGLPAYQVVQPEYNLYDRAEYERDIEPVATELKLGVVNYYALASGFLSGKYRSEADLKKSVRGDRVAGYLDARGLRILAALDEVSAKHSTEPAAIALAWQIARPGITAPIASATSLAQLALLGEAMRVTLDDDDIRKIDEASAV from the coding sequence ATGGCACTACGCACCCTCGGCACGTCTGACATTCAGGTTTCCCCGCTCGCCTTCGGCGGCAACGTATTCGGCTGGACCGTCGACGAGAACGCATCGTTTGCGCTGCTCGATGCACTCGCCGACACCGGCATCACCTTCATCGACACCGCCGACGTCTATTCGGCCTGGGCGCCCTGCAACCGCGGCGGCGAATCGGAGACGATCATCGGCAAGTGGCTGAGGCGCCGCGGCCGTCGCGACGACGTCGTGATCTCGACCAAGGTCGGCCTGCTCGAAGCGCGCGCGGGCCTGTCGCGCGACAACATCCTGAAGGCCGTCGACGAGTCGCTGCGCCGTTTGCAGACCGACTACATCGATCTTTATTTCTCGCACGCGGACCTCCCGGATTCCGCGCCGCTCGACGAAACGCTCGGCGCGTACCGGACGCTCGTCGATGCAGGCAAGGTGCGGATCATCGGCGCATCGAACTACAGCGGCGCGCGCCTGCGCGAAGCGGCCGAGATCAGCCGCCGCGACGGCCTGCCCGCGTATCAGGTCGTGCAGCCCGAATACAACCTCTACGATCGCGCCGAGTACGAACGCGACATCGAGCCGGTCGCAACGGAGCTGAAGCTCGGTGTCGTCAATTACTACGCGCTCGCGAGCGGCTTCCTGTCCGGCAAGTATCGCAGCGAGGCGGATCTGAAGAAGAGCGTGCGCGGCGATCGCGTCGCCGGTTATCTCGATGCGCGCGGCCTGCGCATCCTCGCGGCGCTCGACGAGGTGTCGGCGAAGCACAGCACCGAGCCGGCCGCGATCGCGCTCGCGTGGCAGATCGCGCGGCCGGGCATCACCGCGCCGATCGCGAGCGCGACGTCGCTCGCGCAACTCGCGCTGCTCGGCGAAGCGATGCGCGTGACGCTCGACGACGACGATATCCGCAAGATCGACGAGGCCAGCGCGGTTTGA
- a CDS encoding FdhF/YdeP family oxidoreductase, with translation MARNKVVRIYSEPAGGWGALKATGEALAVQGIAVSGAKTLLQMNQPDGFDCPGCAWPDKEHKSTFQFCENGAKAVAWEATAKRCTPAFFAAHSVAELETWDDYDLEMAGRLTHPMVYERASDRYVPIEWDAAFALIGKHLNALDHPDQADFYTSGRASNEAAFLYQLFARELGTNNFPDCSNMCHEPTSVGLPQSIGVGKGTVLLEDFEHADAIFIFGQNPGTNSPRMMSDLHAASRRGAKIVSFNPLRERALERFAAPQDPLEMATLGSTPISTFLYQVRVGGDVAVLKGMMKALVEADDAALAAGAPRILDTTFIAGHTVGIDALLADLRATSWDAIERHAGLSHADIANAAQVYMQARNVILVYGMGLTQHRRGTENVQQIANLALLRGNIGRPGAGICPLRGHSNVQGNRTVGITEKPTPALMDGIERAFGFRPPAAHGHDVLAAIDSMMRGYARVFIALGGNFAAAVPDWVRVQAAMRTLDLTVHVATKLNRSHLVHGKDALILPCLGRTEIDLQADGPQSITVEDSMSMVHASAGRNAPASAHLRSEPAIVAGIARATLGHASRVPWEQLVANYDRIRDAIETVLPIFQAYNERIRVPGGFHLASTARERVWATPSGRANFFVFSGLDEDLHHDDPDALRLTTMRSHDQYNTTLYSHSDRYRGVFGRRDVLFMNPRELGRRNLHPGERVDIVALAADGIERIVRGFKVVEYSLPDGCCGAYYPEANPLVPLDAFDPQSGTPSYKSVPVKVVRAAAVGPDSAAFAVALNAGEHDHAQ, from the coding sequence ATGGCTCGCAACAAAGTCGTACGCATCTACAGCGAACCCGCCGGCGGATGGGGTGCGCTCAAGGCAACCGGCGAAGCGCTCGCGGTGCAGGGCATCGCCGTGTCGGGCGCGAAGACGCTGCTGCAGATGAACCAGCCCGACGGCTTCGACTGCCCGGGCTGCGCGTGGCCCGACAAGGAGCACAAGTCCACGTTCCAGTTCTGCGAGAACGGCGCGAAGGCCGTGGCCTGGGAAGCCACGGCGAAGCGCTGCACGCCGGCGTTCTTCGCCGCGCACAGCGTGGCGGAACTCGAAACCTGGGACGACTACGACCTCGAAATGGCCGGGCGCCTCACGCACCCGATGGTCTACGAGCGCGCATCGGACCGCTACGTGCCCATCGAGTGGGACGCGGCGTTCGCGCTGATCGGCAAGCACCTGAATGCGCTCGACCATCCCGACCAGGCCGACTTCTACACGTCGGGCCGCGCTTCCAACGAAGCGGCATTCCTCTATCAGCTGTTCGCGCGCGAGCTCGGCACCAACAACTTCCCCGACTGCTCGAACATGTGCCACGAGCCGACCAGCGTCGGCCTGCCGCAATCGATCGGCGTCGGCAAAGGCACCGTGCTGCTCGAAGACTTCGAGCACGCGGACGCCATCTTCATCTTCGGACAAAACCCCGGCACGAACAGCCCGCGCATGATGAGCGACCTGCATGCGGCGTCGCGGCGCGGCGCGAAGATCGTCTCGTTCAATCCGCTGCGCGAGCGCGCGCTCGAACGCTTCGCCGCGCCGCAAGACCCGCTCGAAATGGCGACGCTCGGCTCCACGCCCATCAGCACGTTCCTCTATCAGGTGCGCGTGGGCGGCGACGTGGCCGTGCTCAAGGGCATGATGAAAGCGCTCGTCGAAGCGGACGATGCCGCGCTCGCCGCAGGCGCGCCGCGCATCCTCGACACCACCTTCATCGCCGGCCACACCGTCGGCATCGACGCGTTGCTGGCCGACCTGCGCGCCACGTCGTGGGACGCGATAGAACGCCACGCCGGGCTCTCGCACGCCGACATCGCGAACGCCGCGCAGGTCTACATGCAGGCGCGCAACGTGATTCTGGTCTACGGCATGGGGCTCACGCAGCATCGGCGCGGCACGGAGAACGTGCAGCAGATCGCGAATCTGGCGCTGTTGCGCGGCAATATCGGCCGTCCGGGCGCGGGCATCTGCCCGCTGCGCGGCCACTCGAACGTACAGGGCAACCGCACCGTCGGCATCACCGAAAAGCCCACGCCCGCGCTGATGGACGGCATCGAGCGCGCCTTCGGCTTTCGCCCGCCCGCCGCGCACGGCCACGACGTGCTGGCCGCCATCGATTCGATGATGCGCGGCTACGCGCGCGTCTTCATCGCGCTGGGCGGCAACTTCGCGGCGGCCGTGCCCGACTGGGTCCGCGTGCAGGCCGCGATGCGCACGCTCGACCTGACCGTGCACGTGGCGACCAAGCTCAACCGCAGCCATCTCGTGCATGGCAAGGACGCGCTGATCCTGCCGTGTCTCGGCCGCACCGAAATCGACCTGCAGGCCGACGGGCCGCAATCGATCACCGTCGAGGATTCGATGTCGATGGTCCACGCGTCCGCCGGGCGCAATGCGCCGGCCTCGGCCCACCTCCGCAGCGAGCCGGCGATCGTCGCCGGCATCGCCCGCGCGACGCTCGGTCATGCGTCGCGCGTGCCCTGGGAGCAGCTGGTCGCGAACTACGACCGCATTCGCGACGCCATCGAAACCGTGTTGCCGATCTTCCAGGCCTACAACGAACGCATTCGTGTGCCGGGCGGTTTCCATCTGGCTTCCACGGCGCGCGAGCGCGTGTGGGCCACACCGAGCGGACGCGCGAATTTCTTCGTGTTCAGCGGCCTCGATGAAGACCTTCATCACGACGATCCCGATGCGCTGCGGCTCACGACCATGCGCAGCCACGACCAGTACAACACCACGCTCTACTCGCACTCGGACCGCTATCGCGGCGTGTTCGGGCGTCGCGACGTGCTGTTCATGAATCCGCGCGAGCTCGGCAGACGCAACCTGCATCCCGGCGAGCGAGTGGACATCGTGGCGCTCGCGGCCGACGGCATCGAACGCATCGTGCGCGGCTTCAAGGTGGTCGAATACTCGCTGCCCGACGGCTGCTGCGGCGCCTACTATCCGGAAGCGAACCCGCTCGTGCCGCTCGACGCCTTCGATCCGCAAAGCGGCACGCCGTCGTACAAGTCGGTGCCGGTCAAAGTGGTGCGCGCGGCCGCGGTCGGGCCGGACTCCGCCGCGTTCGCCGTGGCGCTCAACGCCGGGGAGCACGATCATGCTCAGTGA